From Actinomycetota bacterium, one genomic window encodes:
- a CDS encoding LLM class flavin-dependent oxidoreductase gives MSTQRRGVALTPMETRYDIILRTARLADELGYEAFALPEGWGLDATLLLTEAASRTRRIKLVSGILSVWGRTPGTLAMTAATLDRLSGGRFVLGLGPSTRALVEGFHDVRFAHPADKLRAVTIKVRALLAGERALLDATPGSRPLRLGQPAAPDLPIWLAAMGDRTVRVAAELADGWFPLFVAHDQVVDRAHTLRKDREVAGLRTEPLTVVAGPVTVATDDAAVARRISASCIAWYLSAMGDVYARFVTEQGYGGAVQAILEANPHPSPDGGVVPAEAQVVLDQFTAHGTPSQVRDQLAGWDGAVDLAMIGLAPGLPWATIEATLRAAAPAPAAQ, from the coding sequence TTGAGCACCCAACGCCGCGGCGTGGCGCTCACGCCCATGGAGACCCGGTACGACATCATCCTGCGCACGGCCCGGCTCGCCGACGAGCTCGGCTACGAGGCCTTCGCCCTGCCCGAGGGCTGGGGGCTGGACGCGACCCTGCTGCTCACCGAGGCCGCGTCGCGCACGCGCCGCATCAAGCTCGTCTCCGGGATCCTCTCCGTCTGGGGCCGCACCCCGGGCACGCTGGCGATGACCGCCGCGACCCTCGACCGGCTGTCAGGAGGCCGGTTCGTGCTCGGACTCGGCCCCAGCACCAGAGCACTGGTGGAGGGGTTCCATGACGTCCGCTTCGCGCACCCGGCCGACAAGCTGCGCGCGGTCACGATCAAGGTCCGCGCACTCCTGGCCGGTGAACGGGCCCTGCTCGACGCCACGCCCGGGTCACGGCCGCTCCGCCTCGGCCAGCCGGCCGCGCCCGATCTACCCATCTGGCTCGCGGCGATGGGCGACCGCACCGTCCGGGTCGCCGCCGAGCTGGCCGACGGCTGGTTCCCCTTGTTCGTCGCCCATGACCAGGTCGTCGACCGGGCTCATACCCTCAGGAAGGACCGGGAGGTGGCCGGTCTCCGGACCGAGCCGCTCACCGTCGTCGCCGGCCCGGTGACCGTCGCCACCGATGACGCCGCCGTGGCTCGCCGCATCTCGGCCAGTTGCATCGCCTGGTATCTGTCCGCCATGGGCGACGTCTATGCCCGGTTCGTCACCGAGCAGGGGTACGGCGGCGCGGTCCAGGCCATCCTCGAAGCCAACCCGCATCCCTCTCCCGATGGCGGCGTCGTCCCCGCCGAGGCCCAGGTCGTCCTCGACCAGTTCACCGCCCACGGCACGCCGAGCCAGGTCCGCGACCAGCTGGCGGGGTGGGACGGCGCGGTCGACCTGGCCATGATCGGGCTGGCACCGGGCCTGCCCTGGGCCACCATCGAGGCAACCCTCCGGGCCGCCGCCCCTGCTCCTGCAGCGCAGTAA
- a CDS encoding substrate-binding domain-containing protein — protein MASRDRRATLANVAASAGVSVATVSKVLNGRNDVAPATRALVQELLHEHDYLARRVRPARSPTIELFFHGQLNAYHTEVLQGVVEAGAEAGVAVVVSVRPRGQRSPGAKRPAAWARELATAGRQAAIVVTCEVGAADLTALSRARMPVVVVDPLNLPSARVTSVGSTNFAGGLAATQHLLDLGHRQIAYLGGPAATTCNQARMHGFRGAMEAAGAPVPDGYVRTGRFSYEHGIAGGAALLGLPEPPTAVFAGCDETALGVIEAARGRGLRVPEDLSVVGFDDTPIARLAAPPLTTVRQPLREMGAVAVRSALRLAAGEGVDSHHVELATELVVRQSTARPRGSAEAPAATGETGQRHESTQLGRGPISRF, from the coding sequence TTGGCGTCTAGGGATCGACGAGCCACCCTGGCCAACGTCGCGGCATCAGCGGGTGTGTCTGTCGCGACCGTCTCCAAGGTGCTCAACGGCCGCAACGACGTCGCCCCGGCGACCCGCGCGCTCGTCCAGGAGCTGCTCCACGAGCACGACTACCTCGCCCGCCGCGTCAGGCCGGCACGATCTCCGACGATCGAGCTGTTCTTCCACGGTCAGCTCAACGCCTATCACACCGAGGTGTTGCAGGGTGTCGTGGAGGCCGGGGCAGAAGCCGGCGTCGCCGTCGTCGTCAGCGTGCGTCCACGCGGGCAGCGCAGCCCCGGGGCCAAGCGTCCAGCCGCCTGGGCCCGTGAGCTGGCCACCGCCGGTCGCCAGGCGGCGATCGTGGTCACCTGCGAGGTGGGGGCCGCGGACCTGACCGCCCTGTCACGGGCCCGCATGCCGGTCGTCGTCGTCGACCCGCTCAACCTGCCGAGTGCGCGGGTGACAAGCGTCGGGTCGACCAACTTCGCCGGCGGGCTGGCGGCGACCCAGCACCTGCTCGACCTCGGGCACCGCCAGATCGCCTACCTGGGCGGTCCGGCAGCCACCACCTGCAACCAGGCACGGATGCACGGCTTCCGCGGCGCCATGGAAGCCGCGGGAGCGCCCGTCCCCGACGGGTACGTGCGGACGGGGCGGTTCAGCTACGAACACGGGATCGCCGGAGGCGCCGCGCTCCTCGGCCTGCCCGAGCCTCCGACCGCGGTGTTCGCCGGCTGCGACGAGACCGCTCTGGGCGTGATCGAGGCCGCCCGCGGCCGAGGCCTGCGGGTCCCGGAAGACCTGAGCGTGGTCGGCTTCGACGACACCCCGATCGCGCGGCTGGCCGCACCCCCGCTGACCACGGTTCGCCAGCCGCTGCGCGAGATGGGCGCCGTCGCCGTCCGGTCAGCGCTGCGGCTGGCGGCGGGCGAGGGCGTGGACTCCCACCACGTCGAGCTCGCGACCGAGCTCGTCGTTCGCCAGTCGACCGCCCGCCCGCGAGGATCGGCCGAAGCCCCTGCCGCTACCGGTGAAACCGGTCAGCGCCACGAGAGCACCCAGCTTGGGCGCGGTCCGATCAGCAGGTTCTAG